Genomic window (Heliangelus exortis chromosome W unlocalized genomic scaffold, bHelExo1.hap1 SUPER_W_unloc_2, whole genome shotgun sequence):
AACTGGTGAGTGCCAGAGCatcgcccccccccccaccagcttgagctgtgtcccctctgcaggtactgggaggtgatgggaggtgatgggaggggagTGGTTATCCCAGTACTGGCCAAACTGGGGGCGAGCAGCACAAgatggggaagaagggggatGGGTGAGAGGGGGGAACTAAACTTAtccctggggtgagggtggtgggattGGTGACCCTCAACTTTTTAaggagggtggaggagctgtgatTGGGTCTCCCCCCACTTCATCCGGGGATTCCCAACTCCTTCTGGTTTGCAGGGCTGTGATAGGGGATCCCAAAGTCATCCCAATGGTTTGGGGGCTTCAGCTGGAGACCCTCAAATCACCCTGGAGCCAGGGGTAATGATGGCAAGTCTGGAATACTTCCAGGGGACTTAATAATCCCAGGGCTGAAGAACCAATATCAGGGGCTCCAAAAATTTCTCAGGAGatcccacctcatcccagtAGATGGCAGCTCATCCTGCATGTGGGTGCAATAGGGGAATCCCAAGGTCTTGGTGGGATTTGGTACCATGACGGGGAATCCAAGATCATACAAAAGTGGTTGATTGAGATATAAGGCCCTGAATCACCCCAGGGGTTTTAGGCAGCAATGGGGGAGACCTAAATTACCTCTTGCAGTGTCAGTACAATTGGGTCATCACAGCTCAAGGCAGGTGTGGCTCAAAACCCCAGCACACCCCGCCCCACAAAGTGGCCCCTTTGGGTTTTGGGTGCCAGCATAGATCCTAAATAGGAAGTAAAGGATGATCAGTGAGTGTCCAAGTCTATGGTTAACCTCTCTATACCACCTCACATTCCATTTTCACCTACAGTATGTTTGATGTAGGTTTTGGCTGCCCTAGCACACAAAAACGCCAAACTCTACTTTGTTAGCACACTAGGGCTTCTTTCCCAAAAATGGGGTGACTCAGTCTGGGAAAAAACCTCACTGGGTGCcttaaggaaaaggaaagctttcaGTCAAAGTGTGATTTtggataaaaataattgaatccATCCAGGATTAAAATTTGACACTGGCGAGCAATGCAGGAGAAGGTTTAGGATCCGCTCAGCCCATCTCCACCATCAGAAAATCCTACAGGGTTAGAGACCCCAGAGGTGTCCTGACTGCGGGGGACAGTTTAGTGACAGTTCGGATCTGGTCCAACGGTGACACCATCACACAGGCACCATGTCCTACACCTGCCCTGACTGCGGGAAAGATTTTCGGTGGAGATCAGCTTTCATCGAGCATCAACGGATCCATACGGATGAGAAACCCTTTAAATGTTctgagtgtgggaaggagtttgcCCAGAGTTCCTCTTTATCAAAGCATCGCCGCATCCACACGGGAGAGAAACCCtataagtgtctggagtgtgggaaggagttttccCGGAGATCCAATTTATCACAGCATCGCCGCATCCACACAGGAGAGAAACCCtataagtgtctggagtgtgggaaggagtttgcCCACAGTTCCAATTTATCACGCCATTGCCGCATCCATACAGGAGAGAAGTTGTATCCCTGCACTCACTGTGGGAAAGCCTTCAACAACAGCACCTCTTGGATTAATCACCAACATGTCCACACTGGGGAAAAACCCTACACGTGTCCCCAATGTGGGAAGGGCTTCAGAGCCAGCTCGAATCTCACCCGACACGTACGGATCCATAGGGGTGAACGTCCCTACAAGTGTCCTGACTGTGGGAAGAGCTTCACAGCCAGCGCAGGTCTCACCCGACACCTACGGATCCATAGGGGTGAACGTCCCTACAAGTGTCCTGACTGTGGGAAGAGCTTCAGGCGAAGCCACACTTTGAAGAACCATCAACGCCTCCATACCAGTGAAAAACATTAAAGCTACACCCAGTGCAAGACAAGATTTTACTGGAAATTAGATTTCATCTGTCATTAcctgacccagcacagccaTCACCAAGTATGAAGGGTCAAGTTGCCCTCATTTTCCAAGCTCCATCACACCAATGAtgctttctccagcttctcGTGGAGAACAAAATGCAGTCAGCTCAGGAACCACTTCATGTCCCATCCAAAATTTgactttttatatttgtttcagCGTCAcgaatgtttttttccaaataaggaaaaaacaggaaagtatTTCCAATTATGACACCCTCCTAAAGGGATGTGGCAGGATGGGATCCTGGACACTTTTCCTGCACACCAGGCTGGGCgtgcagctgagggagcagtagaagagggaggcagcagactgcaggacaatgctgacagcagcagagcaggatcaTCTCtactacatggtttttaaatccttccagggatggtgattctacCACCTTCCTGGGCTGACCAGTCCAACACCTAACGActctctcagaaaagaaatgagagatctgacctaaacctcccctggtgcaacttcaggccatgtcctcttgtcctctcattgttcacttgagagaagaggccagcacccacctcaacacaacctcctgtcagggagttggagagagcaagaagctctcctctcagcctcatcTTCTCCCAACTgcacattcccaattccctcagtctctcctcagagcacttcttctccagacccttcatcaCCTTGTAGATGCCTGCAgactccaggagctggcacagctcttcagaggagcTTTACTGCTCCTTGCCTGTCAGGAGGGATGCTTCATGAGCTCTCCTGAAACCTCTGTGACACCAGGGGTGATGTGATGGGACACCTCGAGCAGCCTGCAGTAAGGCATCTGTCAGCTGTCCCCTGAAATAAGAGAATTACATCTCGAATGGTTTCTCACGAGGATGGAACAAGCTGGTGACAGCTCAGTAGACAagaatctggaagaaaagccCCAGAAAATCTTCCCTGCTTGATTGATTCATTTCTTGTGAAGCAGTAGATTTCTAGAAATAGAAGTAGTAGTTTAAAGAAACATACATGCAATGGTTTTACAGAAGTAGAAGTACAGAAGTTGTAGAAAAGTATAAGCAATATTTTAAGGGAGTCTCATGGAAATTTACTAGCTGAATAACATAGGTAGGTGTGTGTATGGCAATGATTCATGTGATAATGGAATATAATTACTATGGAAAACTTATCCATGAGAGAAGGTAATGGGATAAATAACTGTTGCTGAAATCTGCAGAAGGAGCAAAACTGAGACAAAATTAGTTATGagttctttttgtatttttatctgtgctgcatttgtgtagattttccattcttatttggttttgttatgcTCTACTGTTTTAAAAGTTGTGATCACCCTTCATAGTGAATAATGTTAGTGCACGTAATGCCACAAAGAAGTCAAAGAATGCCCTTTTAGTGTCCTAAAAGACATCAATTTGTAAAGTGCACCTCTTGaactgaagaagctggagtgaAGATGCTAAGCTTGTAGCCATCATGATATCATTGCCTTATGATATTCCTTTATGATATCATCGTGCCTTGTGATGTGTGGACTCATGGGGTGAGGGGATTGCATTGTTGAGATGTCATTTGAGTATGTGGTTTTTGTGATCCAAGCAATCAGCCTTTGTGATTGCACAGCCTGAACATTGAAGTATctaattttgtgcttttataaTATCTATTTTCATGCATACTTGTGATTTGTGTTCCcgaaaaattacttgaaaataaacttcaattCTTAGAGCAACAGAATTGATGTTTTGATTGtagataaatatttcatttcatcttaTTGTGATCAAGGGGTACTCGCATGGTGTCAGGAGGCTGTCACTCCTTGTTTACCCTCCAAGGGTAACTTTTCCCTGAAAGGGAAACTCTGGCCTGGGAGATGGAATCTCCTTTGGCTGTTGTCTGGGTCAGGCCATGGGATGTGACAGTCCTGTGCtgttgtgccagcagcaggtggttgtgctggagtgccctgacatttcctgtagccccccagggctgtgcttggccaCTCAATtgagcagctgccctgactgaggttggagcagccctggcacctccagtGTCACCCGTGGCTTgcgtgggaagaggagggaaaggagattccccctggcactgcctgggtgtccagtgggagagtgggagaagcagaggttgtgtCTCTAGaggggaagtggctgtgctggaaaggagggagggaggggacatgagccatgacttcagtgtgtgtcccattgggttcctggggagccccagggagagctggagggagccccAAGAGAGTTGAGCAAGTGGCCAAGTCTGGTgctggtcctgtgctgctgggccagGCTCCTGAgcctgagagagctgctggcaagcagagagtgctgcagagagagagctctgggcaggagcagctcctctgcagagcgcagcagggctgagggcactgccagggtatctgggggagatgagcaaggcagagagagcttcAAGGGGTGAAGATGGAGGGAATGAGAGGAGGCTCAGTAGAGGAGAACCTTCCCAGCTTCTGACATGGTGAGTGTctggtgcagggcagtgaagctggtgcAGTTGCTGGAGCCATCTCctaaagctgcagagccagagctgctgggagctggaaggggggaaggggctggaggtggaaggggaattgtgaagaggagggagggggtgtgtgcaggcaggggtgcccagggctgtccttcagagcagggtcctgcagcccaggggctgtgtgctggggcagggactctgctgcttgcctgcctgcctgccaggggcagctctcagccgGGCCggggagctccctggtgctggcagaagctgtggctggcaggagacagggagcacagcgcagggtcctggtgctgctgagaaagggatgaattgctcagggctgctcacagctccagctgatgcCCAGAAGATTTCTGGGGGGACTTTTCAGGAGTctctccagggaagggattACCTGCTCCAGTCTGAGctctcctcaggctctgcttcaACTTTTCTCTTCAGGGCTCAGCTTGGTGGGATGGAAACTCAG
Coding sequences:
- the LOC139790592 gene encoding zinc finger protein 3-like, encoding MSYTCPDCGKDFRWRSAFIEHQRIHTDEKPFKCSECGKEFAQSSSLSKHRRIHTGEKPYKCLECGKEFSRRSNLSQHRRIHTGEKPYKCLECGKEFAHSSNLSRHCRIHTGEKLYPCTHCGKAFNNSTSWINHQHVHTGEKPYTCPQCGKGFRASSNLTRHVRIHRGERPYKCPDCGKSFTASAGLTRHLRIHRGERPYKCPDCGKSFRRSHTLKNHQRLHTSEKH